The Akkermansia muciniphila genome contains a region encoding:
- a CDS encoding GNAT family N-acetyltransferase, translating to MNTLEVAQLEDCNMCNHMIRMGREFQREQGFVQWTDDYPNEDTIRNDIKSNKGYVMKINGVIAGYMCIDFDGEPAYRNIQGKWRTEGPYAVIHRMAFDKGFRGMGLTGTAFKLIEKLCIQNGVRTIRVDTDFPNERMQHILKKNGFENCGTIMFQGSGKLAYDKSF from the coding sequence ATGAATACGCTTGAAGTAGCACAGTTGGAAGATTGTAACATGTGTAATCACATGATTCGCATGGGGAGAGAGTTCCAGAGGGAGCAGGGCTTTGTTCAGTGGACGGATGATTACCCCAATGAGGATACCATCCGCAATGATATAAAGAGTAACAAGGGATATGTCATGAAGATAAACGGCGTAATTGCCGGATATATGTGTATAGACTTTGATGGGGAACCGGCGTATCGGAATATTCAAGGAAAATGGAGAACGGAAGGTCCATATGCAGTTATTCATCGGATGGCATTTGACAAGGGCTTCAGGGGAATGGGCCTAACGGGAACAGCATTCAAACTGATTGAAAAATTGTGCATTCAAAATGGTGTCAGAACGATTCGGGTAGACACTGATTTCCCGAATGAGCGCATGCAGCATATCTTGAAAAAGAATGGTTTTGAAAACTGCGGAACGATTATGTTTCAGGGCAGTGGAAAATTAGCATATGATAAATCATTCTGA
- a CDS encoding RNA-binding protein has translation MYVGNLSFDATEQDLRDLFGSHGEVTEVFIPTDRESGRPRGFAFVTMESADAMNNAIEALNGNEYQGRALVVNEAKPQSNTGGGFRGNGGGGYGGGGRRDNNGYGRNRR, from the coding sequence ATGTACGTAGGGAATTTGTCCTTCGATGCCACCGAACAGGACCTGAGGGATTTGTTTGGTTCCCATGGCGAAGTGACTGAAGTATTCATTCCGACCGACCGTGAATCCGGAAGGCCCAGGGGTTTCGCATTCGTAACCATGGAATCCGCGGATGCCATGAACAATGCTATTGAGGCCCTGAACGGCAATGAATATCAGGGACGCGCCCTGGTTGTCAATGAAGCCAAGCCCCAGTCAAACACGGGCGGCGGTTTCCGCGGCAACGGTGGCGGCGGCTATGGCGGCGGCGGCAGACGCGACAATAACGGCTACGGCCGTAATCGCCGCTAA
- the serS gene encoding serine--tRNA ligase, whose translation MLDIRVIRENPEEVKARLKPRSGDAWKLVDDVLACDEARRNAETEKQALQSERNATSKQIGMLKKKGEDTSSIEARVREIGDRIRELDRMAEENAAQLTSLLMNIPNLPHLECPVGADETANPEIKLWGEKPAIENPKDHVELAANLGMISFEDGARITGSGFVVYRGAGARLERALINFLLNTQTVENGYQEVGVPFVVKRECMEGTGQLPKFEEDMYGTEDQQMFLIPTAEVPVTNLYRDTILQESELPVKMAAYTPCFRREAGSAGRVNRGMIRIHQFDKVELVQILKPEDSFRELEVLRSHAESILQKLGLHYRVIELCTGDLGFSSAKTYDIEVWAPGQGQYLEVSSCSCFTDYQARRMRLRYKDADGKNQFCHTLNGSGTALPRLYVALLESCQQPDGSIRIPEALVPYFGADSIRPEQA comes from the coding sequence ATGCTTGATATCCGTGTAATACGAGAAAATCCGGAAGAAGTGAAAGCGCGCCTGAAGCCCCGCAGCGGGGACGCGTGGAAGCTTGTTGATGACGTTCTGGCGTGTGATGAAGCGCGCCGCAATGCCGAGACGGAAAAGCAGGCGTTGCAGTCCGAGCGGAATGCCACCTCCAAGCAGATCGGCATGCTCAAGAAAAAAGGGGAGGACACTTCCTCCATTGAAGCGCGCGTGCGCGAGATCGGCGACCGCATCCGGGAACTGGACCGCATGGCGGAGGAAAATGCCGCCCAGCTTACCTCCCTGCTGATGAACATTCCCAACCTGCCGCACCTGGAATGCCCCGTGGGCGCGGATGAAACGGCCAATCCGGAAATCAAGCTGTGGGGCGAAAAGCCCGCCATTGAAAACCCGAAGGACCATGTGGAGCTGGCCGCGAACCTGGGCATGATTTCCTTTGAAGACGGCGCGCGGATCACGGGCTCCGGTTTTGTAGTGTACCGCGGCGCGGGCGCCCGCCTGGAACGCGCCCTGATCAACTTCCTGCTGAACACGCAGACCGTGGAAAACGGCTATCAGGAAGTGGGCGTTCCCTTTGTGGTCAAGCGGGAGTGCATGGAAGGCACCGGACAGCTTCCCAAGTTTGAGGAAGACATGTACGGCACGGAAGACCAGCAGATGTTCCTGATTCCCACGGCGGAAGTGCCCGTGACCAACCTGTACAGGGACACCATTCTGCAGGAAAGCGAGCTGCCCGTCAAGATGGCGGCGTACACGCCCTGCTTCCGCCGGGAAGCCGGGAGCGCCGGGCGCGTCAACCGCGGCATGATCCGCATCCACCAGTTTGACAAGGTGGAGCTGGTGCAGATCCTGAAGCCGGAAGACTCCTTCCGGGAGCTGGAAGTGCTCCGTAGCCATGCGGAATCCATCCTCCAGAAGCTGGGGCTTCACTACCGCGTGATTGAACTCTGCACGGGCGACCTCGGCTTTTCCTCCGCCAAAACGTACGACATTGAAGTATGGGCGCCGGGCCAGGGGCAGTATCTGGAGGTTTCCTCCTGCTCCTGCTTTACGGACTACCAGGCGCGCCGCATGCGCCTGCGTTACAAGGACGCGGACGGCAAAAACCAGTTCTGCCACACGCTGAACGGTTCCGGCACGGCTCTGCCGCGCCTGTACGTGGCCCTGCTGGAATCCTGCCAGCAGCCGGACGGCTCCATCCGCATTCCGGAAGCGCTTGTGCCGTACTTCGGCGCGGACAGCATCCGCCCGGAACAGGCCTGA